The Micromonospora sp. NBC_01740 genome includes a window with the following:
- a CDS encoding ABC transporter permease, translating to MAGDTLAAVPRTDAEISGLDALELAGREKSRTRASRFWAATWPKLAALVLAVGAWQVVVWTGWKPEYSLPGPVAVGQELLRQVSGVQLWEGLVTTLRRAALGYVFSVAVGLLLGLAVARSRILRAAIGSMITALQTMPSIAWFPLAILLFELSEKAIFFVVVLGAAPSIANGVIAGVDYVPPLLLRAGRNLGARGLNLYRYVIAPAALPAIVAGLKQGWAFSWRSLMAGELIVVGISQTSLGAQLTYSRELSDSPWLISTMIVILVLGLAVDAAFGAADKAIRRRWGVLDQAGQ from the coding sequence GCTGGACGCCCTGGAGCTGGCCGGTCGGGAGAAGAGCCGCACGCGGGCCAGCCGGTTCTGGGCGGCGACCTGGCCGAAGCTGGCCGCGCTCGTCCTCGCCGTCGGCGCCTGGCAGGTCGTGGTCTGGACCGGCTGGAAGCCCGAGTACTCGTTGCCGGGCCCGGTGGCCGTGGGTCAGGAGCTGCTCCGGCAGGTCAGCGGCGTCCAGCTCTGGGAGGGGCTGGTCACCACCCTGCGCCGGGCGGCCCTCGGCTACGTCTTCTCGGTCGCCGTCGGCCTGCTGCTCGGCCTCGCGGTGGCCCGGTCGCGGATCCTGCGGGCCGCGATCGGCTCGATGATCACCGCGTTGCAGACGATGCCGTCGATCGCCTGGTTCCCGCTGGCGATCCTGCTGTTCGAGCTGAGCGAGAAGGCCATCTTCTTCGTGGTGGTGCTCGGCGCCGCGCCGTCCATCGCCAACGGCGTGATCGCCGGTGTGGACTACGTGCCGCCGCTGCTGCTGCGCGCCGGCCGCAACCTCGGCGCCCGAGGGCTCAACCTGTACCGGTACGTCATCGCGCCCGCCGCGCTGCCGGCCATCGTGGCCGGCCTCAAGCAGGGCTGGGCGTTCTCCTGGCGCAGCCTGATGGCCGGCGAGCTGATCGTGGTCGGCATCTCGCAGACCTCGCTGGGCGCGCAGCTGACCTACTCGCGGGAACTCTCCGACTCGCCCTGGCTGATCTCCACGATGATCGTGATCCTGGTGCTGGGCCTGGCGGTGGACGCCGCGTTCGGGGCGGCGGACAAGGCGATCCGGCGTCGGTGGGGCGTGTTGGACCAG